The Lewinellaceae bacterium genome has a segment encoding these proteins:
- a CDS encoding aldehyde dehydrogenase family protein, whose translation MEKKRIEVLKTYKLYIAGKFPRTESGRYYAPKDKNGVILANVCLASRKDFRNAVVAARAAFGKWSSLTAYNRSQILYRIGEILEDRKMQFETELVRQGATQKAAGQEVLQAIDRLIYYAGWCDKYQQVAGTINPVASDHFNFSVPEPMGVVTIFADQETSLIGLVSAVAATIAGGNTCIVLASTEKPLSSITFAEVLNDSDVPGGVVNILTGEIGEIISHAGVHMDVNAIVYCGSNKEHIKMLEEKSTSNVKRIRVYDKDWMDQEAQSLYYVTDLQEIKTTWHPIERIGGSAPGY comes from the coding sequence ATGGAAAAAAAACGCATTGAAGTATTGAAGACCTATAAATTGTACATCGCCGGAAAATTTCCCCGCACGGAATCCGGACGTTATTATGCGCCTAAGGATAAAAACGGCGTGATCCTGGCGAATGTATGTTTGGCTTCGCGGAAGGATTTTCGCAATGCGGTGGTTGCCGCCAGGGCGGCATTTGGTAAATGGAGCAGCCTTACGGCTTATAACCGGAGCCAGATCCTTTACCGGATCGGGGAGATCCTGGAAGACCGGAAAATGCAGTTCGAAACCGAGCTGGTTCGGCAGGGCGCGACTCAAAAAGCAGCCGGACAGGAAGTATTGCAGGCTATTGACCGGCTCATTTATTATGCAGGGTGGTGCGACAAATACCAACAGGTGGCCGGAACGATTAATCCGGTGGCCAGTGATCATTTTAATTTTTCGGTTCCTGAGCCCATGGGGGTTGTGACGATTTTTGCCGATCAGGAAACTTCCCTGATTGGGCTGGTATCTGCGGTGGCGGCTACCATAGCGGGAGGCAATACCTGCATTGTGCTGGCCTCGACGGAAAAGCCGCTTTCGTCCATCACTTTTGCTGAAGTATTGAATGATTCGGATGTGCCGGGAGGGGTGGTTAATATCCTGACAGGAGAAATCGGTGAAATCATTAGCCATGCCGGGGTACATATGGATGTAAATGCAATCGTTTATTGCGGGAGCAATAAAGAACACATAAAGATGCTGGAAGAAAAATCCACCTCAAATGTCAAACGTATCCGGGTTTACGATAAAGACTGGATGGATCAGGAAGCCCAAAGTTTATATTATGTTACCGATCTCCAGGAAATAAAAACCACCTGGCATCCCATTGAAAGGATTGGTGGTTCAGCCCCAGGTTACTAA
- a CDS encoding aldehyde dehydrogenase family protein, which produces MSKKKNNTWELSPAPESTGHVQIKPEYGLFINGAFVPPVEGKYFDSINPATEEKITRIALAGPKDVDLAVKAARNAYEKVWSKMPGSERAKYIYRIARLIQERAREFAVLESMDGGKPIRESRDVDIPLVAAHFFYYAGWADKLDYAFPNRKHRSIGVAGQIIPWNFPLLMAAWKIAPALATGNTVVIKPAETTSLTVLKLAELIQESGLPEGVVNVVTGAGETGAAIVQHPDIDKIAFTGSTEVGKIIQRSIAGSGKKLTLELGGKAANIIFEDAAINQAVEGIVNGIFFNQGHVCCAGSRLFVQESVYEEVIDKLKHRMESLIVGNPLDKNTDVGAINSASQLETIEHYLKVGKEEGNEFYQNTCALPEKGYWCRPTLFLDVAQSSVLAREEIFGPVLAVQTFRTIDEVISKANNTEYGLSAGVWTDKGSKIFNLTSQMRAGVVWANTYNRFDPTSPFGGYKESGYGREGGLHGLEPYLRFG; this is translated from the coding sequence ATGAGTAAGAAAAAAAACAATACATGGGAGCTTTCTCCCGCGCCTGAAAGTACCGGGCATGTTCAGATAAAACCTGAATACGGGCTTTTTATCAACGGGGCATTTGTTCCGCCGGTGGAGGGAAAATATTTTGACAGCATTAATCCTGCTACCGAGGAAAAAATTACCCGGATTGCCCTGGCAGGGCCGAAGGATGTGGATCTGGCGGTAAAGGCTGCACGGAATGCTTATGAGAAGGTATGGTCTAAAATGCCGGGCAGCGAGCGCGCAAAATACATTTACCGGATTGCACGACTGATCCAGGAGCGGGCTCGTGAATTTGCCGTGCTGGAGTCCATGGACGGCGGCAAGCCCATCCGGGAATCGAGGGATGTGGATATTCCATTGGTGGCGGCTCACTTTTTCTATTATGCCGGCTGGGCGGATAAGCTCGACTATGCTTTTCCGAACAGGAAACATCGCTCCATCGGGGTGGCAGGGCAGATCATCCCGTGGAATTTCCCGTTGTTGATGGCTGCCTGGAAGATCGCGCCGGCCCTGGCTACCGGTAATACGGTGGTCATCAAACCTGCGGAAACGACCTCCCTGACGGTGTTGAAACTCGCTGAACTCATCCAGGAGTCCGGCCTGCCGGAGGGCGTGGTGAATGTGGTGACCGGAGCCGGAGAAACGGGTGCGGCCATTGTGCAACATCCTGATATCGATAAAATTGCCTTTACCGGCTCGACGGAAGTGGGGAAAATCATTCAGCGTTCCATTGCCGGTTCAGGAAAAAAGCTGACGCTGGAACTCGGGGGCAAGGCTGCCAATATCATCTTTGAGGATGCGGCGATCAACCAGGCGGTGGAAGGGATCGTCAATGGTATTTTCTTTAACCAGGGACACGTTTGTTGTGCCGGCTCCCGCCTTTTTGTGCAGGAATCGGTTTATGAGGAGGTGATCGATAAGTTGAAGCACCGAATGGAATCGCTCATTGTGGGCAATCCGTTGGATAAAAATACCGATGTGGGGGCCATCAATTCAGCCAGCCAGCTGGAAACCATTGAGCATTATCTAAAGGTGGGAAAAGAGGAAGGAAACGAGTTTTACCAAAATACCTGCGCTCTTCCAGAAAAAGGATATTGGTGCAGGCCGACGTTATTCCTCGATGTGGCTCAGTCCAGTGTGCTGGCCCGGGAGGAAATTTTCGGTCCTGTGCTGGCCGTGCAGACCTTCCGGACGATCGATGAGGTGATCAGCAAGGCCAATAATACAGAATATGGGTTGTCGGCCGGTGTGTGGACGGATAAAGGGTCCAAGATCTTTAACCTGACGTCCCAAATGAGGGCTGGGGTGGTCTGGGCGAATACCTATAACAGGTTTGATCCGACTTCTCCTTTTGGAGGGTATAAAGAAAGTGGTTATGGCCGGGAAGGGGGATTGCATGGGTTGGAGCCGTATTTGAGGTTTGGGTAG
- the deoC gene encoding deoxyribose-phosphate aldolase: MLKTKVDFLLSPRVDQVGIIERAARFQTRSIKNETKVEGLKMVLNMIDLTTLEGKDSPGKVRQMAYKAKHLHDAYEGLPTVAAVCVYPSLVRVAKKELEGTDIGVASVATAFPSGQSALHIKLEETAYAVGEGADEVDMVISRGKFHAGEYNYVFDEIAAVKEACGKARLKVILETGELGSFDKVRRASDIAILAGADFIKTSTGKISPAATMPVTLVMLEAIRDHYMKTGTMIGMKPAGGISKSKLALHYLIMVKEVLGEPWLDNHWFRFGASSLANDVLMQLVKQKTGAYQSADYFALD; this comes from the coding sequence ATGTTGAAAACAAAAGTCGATTTCCTCCTGAGTCCGCGAGTGGACCAGGTGGGCATCATTGAACGTGCCGCCCGTTTCCAGACGCGCAGCATTAAAAACGAAACAAAGGTGGAAGGGCTTAAAATGGTCCTCAATATGATAGATCTGACGACCCTGGAAGGTAAGGATTCGCCCGGGAAAGTGCGTCAGATGGCTTATAAAGCCAAACATCTGCACGATGCTTATGAGGGGCTTCCTACGGTGGCGGCAGTTTGTGTTTATCCTTCCCTGGTGAGGGTGGCGAAAAAGGAGCTGGAAGGAACGGATATCGGAGTAGCCTCCGTGGCGACGGCTTTTCCAAGCGGGCAGTCGGCTCTGCATATCAAACTGGAGGAGACCGCGTATGCTGTGGGAGAAGGGGCCGATGAAGTGGACATGGTCATTTCGCGGGGAAAGTTCCATGCGGGAGAGTATAATTATGTTTTTGATGAGATCGCAGCGGTCAAGGAAGCCTGCGGTAAGGCGAGGCTCAAGGTTATCCTGGAAACGGGAGAGCTGGGATCATTCGACAAGGTGCGCCGGGCAAGTGATATTGCCATTTTGGCCGGGGCGGATTTTATCAAGACTTCGACCGGAAAAATAAGTCCGGCGGCGACGATGCCTGTAACCCTGGTGATGCTTGAAGCTATCCGTGATCATTACATGAAAACAGGAACGATGATAGGCATGAAACCTGCCGGTGGTATTTCGAAATCGAAACTGGCCCTACATTACCTCATCATGGTCAAAGAGGTGCTTGGCGAGCCGTGGCTGGACAATCACTGGTTCCGTTTTGGGGCTTCGAGCCTGGCCAATGATGTGTTGATGCAGCTGGTGAAACAGAAAACAGGAGCGTACCAGTCGGCAGATTATTTTGCTCTGGATTGA
- a CDS encoding PD40 domain-containing protein, translating to MKKFFLIHLTFLVFSSLFAQSSDLLLRHPSLNADGSQVAFSWQGDIWTAPSRGGEARRLTIHEAYEAAPQWSPDGHSICFLSNRFGNYDLFVTGTQGGAPQRLTYHSANDGRANWGPDGEIYFMTRRGFAQVERESEIHKISANGGTPERVLDALGSNPAPSPDGRYIAFERGSCRMEREAYNGPANRDIWLYDNKNGKYIQVTDSEFQDIYPDWGKDGKLYFLSARSGKYNLFSVDIMDGAVNGQPQRLTNFKDDGIRYFDVSADGQKTVMERGMDIYLMNTSGKDKPAKIDITVSNDYRFDPVEKKTFSDNVRGYNVSPNGKWVALNVRGEIVVKQNDKEKERTKVLTTSPALDQLPQWLNDTTLLFVSDRKGNKDIFMIRSLDTAEVNLFKTFKMDITPVTSTPEDESRFVLSPDRKKIAIQRGRGLLLTADIDAAGALSNEIVLLDGWDTPSGVTWSPDGKWLAYASEDLDFNAEIFIHAADNSKPPVNVSMHPRPDGSPVWSADGSKLGFVSERNNADADIWFAWLKKEDWEKTKLDWEEEKDDQDSKEHGKNGRAKKDSTEVQTIQIDFEGIYDRLQQVTAYPGNEGDLEISKDGETFYFSANGSGRNGNSTKQNFMSIKWDGTDPKVMLDDKSLNNLQWDEKYQNLYFLSGSKLNKLMISGKKAEPQPFSAKLEIDHPKEKEQIFEDGWRALRDGFYDPDFHGKDWNALKVKYKKYAMAASTSQDFRVMFNEMLGQLNASHMGMYGSDPEELQRDQTGLLGVEIKPLGRQGVQITHIVPNSPAAHETSKLAVGEIITAVNGTSVDGNDNFYALFDGTANERTLLTVKASDGTSREVVIRPAASLNTENYEAWVLEQKRLTDLYSNGQLGYIHIRAMGWESFERFERELMASGYGKKGIVIDVRYNGGGWTTDMLMAVLTARQHAYTIPRGAAKSLKEHEKFKNHYPYGERLPFPPLMVPSVALCNESSYSNAEIFSHAYKNLGIGTLVGKPTFGAVISTGSYRLVDGSYVRMPFRAWFVKATEKNMEHGPAVPDVIVENTPDAKANGKDEQLKKAVEVLMEQIANNH from the coding sequence ATGAAGAAATTTTTCCTGATTCACCTGACATTTCTTGTCTTTTCTTCCCTTTTTGCCCAGTCCTCGGATTTATTATTAAGACACCCTTCCCTCAATGCTGACGGTTCCCAGGTAGCCTTTTCCTGGCAGGGGGATATCTGGACGGCTCCTTCACGAGGAGGCGAAGCGAGAAGACTGACCATTCATGAAGCCTATGAGGCGGCCCCCCAATGGAGTCCTGATGGACATTCCATTTGTTTCCTGAGTAACCGCTTTGGCAATTATGATTTGTTTGTCACGGGTACGCAGGGAGGAGCTCCCCAACGGCTGACTTACCACTCAGCCAATGACGGCAGGGCCAATTGGGGGCCAGATGGCGAGATTTATTTCATGACCCGCAGGGGTTTTGCTCAGGTGGAAAGAGAATCCGAAATACACAAAATAAGTGCGAACGGCGGTACACCAGAACGGGTTCTTGATGCCCTGGGATCCAACCCGGCACCTTCTCCCGACGGGCGATATATTGCTTTTGAACGGGGTTCCTGCCGTATGGAGCGGGAAGCTTATAACGGGCCGGCAAACAGGGATATATGGCTCTATGACAACAAAAATGGAAAGTATATTCAGGTTACCGACTCTGAATTTCAGGACATTTACCCTGATTGGGGGAAGGATGGAAAATTGTATTTCCTGAGTGCCCGTTCCGGAAAGTACAATCTTTTTTCCGTTGATATTATGGATGGTGCCGTAAACGGCCAGCCCCAACGACTGACTAATTTCAAAGACGACGGCATCCGGTACTTCGACGTTTCGGCAGATGGCCAAAAAACAGTTATGGAGCGGGGGATGGATATTTACCTGATGAATACCAGCGGTAAAGATAAACCTGCTAAAATAGACATCACGGTGAGTAATGATTATCGCTTTGATCCGGTCGAAAAAAAGACCTTTTCCGACAACGTGAGGGGGTACAATGTTTCTCCCAATGGAAAATGGGTCGCCCTGAATGTTCGGGGTGAAATTGTGGTAAAACAAAATGATAAAGAAAAGGAACGCACTAAAGTGCTCACCACCAGCCCGGCCCTTGATCAGTTGCCGCAATGGCTCAATGATACTACCTTACTTTTTGTCTCCGACAGGAAGGGCAATAAAGACATTTTTATGATCAGGTCGCTGGATACTGCTGAGGTGAATTTATTCAAGACCTTTAAAATGGATATTACCCCCGTCACCAGTACCCCGGAAGATGAAAGTCGTTTTGTTCTTTCTCCTGACCGTAAAAAAATTGCCATTCAGCGAGGCCGTGGTTTATTGCTTACTGCTGATATAGACGCAGCAGGGGCTTTATCCAATGAAATCGTTTTGCTTGATGGCTGGGATACCCCTTCCGGAGTGACCTGGAGCCCTGACGGCAAATGGCTGGCTTATGCGTCCGAGGATCTCGATTTCAATGCTGAAATTTTTATCCATGCGGCCGACAACAGTAAACCACCTGTCAATGTAAGTATGCATCCCCGTCCTGACGGATCACCGGTATGGAGTGCTGATGGAAGTAAATTGGGTTTCGTATCGGAAAGAAATAATGCCGATGCAGACATTTGGTTTGCCTGGCTGAAGAAGGAGGATTGGGAAAAAACCAAACTCGATTGGGAAGAGGAAAAAGACGATCAGGATTCCAAAGAGCATGGTAAAAATGGCAGAGCGAAAAAAGACTCGACTGAGGTACAGACCATTCAGATAGATTTTGAAGGCATTTACGACCGGTTGCAGCAGGTAACGGCTTATCCGGGCAATGAAGGGGATCTTGAAATTTCAAAAGATGGGGAAACCTTTTATTTTTCTGCTAACGGCAGTGGCCGCAACGGAAACAGTACCAAGCAAAATTTTATGAGCATCAAATGGGATGGTACCGACCCCAAAGTGATGTTGGATGATAAATCCCTGAACAACCTTCAGTGGGATGAAAAATACCAAAACCTTTACTTCCTTTCCGGGAGTAAATTAAATAAATTGATGATTTCCGGGAAAAAAGCTGAACCTCAGCCCTTTTCTGCCAAACTGGAGATCGATCATCCTAAGGAAAAGGAACAGATCTTTGAGGACGGCTGGCGTGCCTTACGCGATGGGTTTTACGACCCTGACTTTCATGGGAAAGACTGGAATGCCCTGAAAGTAAAATACAAAAAATATGCCATGGCCGCCTCCACCAGCCAGGATTTTAGGGTGATGTTCAATGAAATGCTGGGGCAACTCAATGCCAGCCACATGGGGATGTACGGTTCCGATCCTGAAGAATTACAGCGGGATCAGACCGGCTTGCTGGGTGTCGAGATCAAACCACTGGGAAGGCAGGGGGTACAGATCACCCATATCGTTCCCAACAGTCCTGCAGCTCATGAAACCAGCAAATTAGCCGTTGGGGAGATCATTACCGCTGTCAACGGAACTTCGGTTGATGGTAATGACAATTTTTATGCCTTGTTCGACGGTACCGCAAATGAAAGGACCTTATTGACGGTAAAAGCATCGGATGGCACTTCGAGGGAGGTGGTGATTCGACCGGCGGCCTCCCTGAATACGGAAAATTATGAAGCATGGGTGCTGGAACAAAAACGTCTTACCGACCTTTATTCCAATGGTCAGCTGGGTTATATTCACATCCGTGCCATGGGGTGGGAAAGTTTTGAGCGTTTCGAACGGGAGCTCATGGCCAGCGGTTATGGCAAAAAAGGCATTGTGATTGATGTACGTTATAATGGCGGCGGCTGGACCACCGATATGCTCATGGCGGTGCTTACCGCAAGGCAGCATGCCTACACCATTCCCCGCGGGGCGGCCAAATCGCTTAAAGAACATGAAAAATTCAAGAATCACTATCCTTATGGAGAACGCCTGCCCTTCCCGCCGCTCATGGTGCCTTCTGTTGCATTGTGCAATGAAAGCAGTTATTCCAACGCAGAGATATTTAGCCATGCTTATAAAAATCTTGGGATAGGTACCCTGGTCGGAAAGCCTACCTTCGGTGCCGTGATCTCTACAGGATCCTATAGATTGGTCGATGGCAGTTATGTTAGAATGCCCTTCCGCGCCTGGTTTGTAAAGGCGACTGAAAAGAATATGGAACACGGTCCTGCAGTACCTGATGTGATTGTGGAAAATACCCCGGACGCCAAGGCTAACGGCAAGGATGAACAGTTGAAAAAAGCTGTTGAAGTTTTAATGGAACAAATTGCTAATAATCATTAG
- a CDS encoding hydroxymethylglutaryl-CoA lyase, producing the protein MIKLIECPRDAMQGIKTFIPTTTKAAYINQLLKVGFDTIDFGSFVSPKAIPQMRDTAEVLERLDLDQTTSKLLAIVANSRGAIDAAQFEKISYLGYPFSISETFQLRNTNATIAESLDRVKAVQDICLQSNKQMVVYISMGFGNPYGDPWTVETVQRWVDELYSLGITILQLSDTIGVARPDSIEYLFSHLIPAYPEIEFGAHFHTTPQKWKEKVETAYQNGCNRFDGAIRGFGGCPMAKDDLTGNMPMENMVYYFEDHNVLGNLDLEAFRTAYDMAQEVFPH; encoded by the coding sequence ATGATAAAACTTATTGAATGCCCGAGAGATGCCATGCAGGGCATTAAAACATTCATCCCGACAACGACAAAAGCCGCCTATATCAACCAGTTGTTAAAGGTAGGATTTGACACCATTGATTTTGGTAGTTTTGTTTCCCCGAAGGCCATTCCACAAATGAGAGATACCGCCGAAGTACTTGAGAGGCTTGATTTAGACCAAACCACCTCTAAACTATTGGCTATCGTAGCCAATAGCCGTGGAGCCATCGATGCCGCCCAATTTGAAAAAATTTCCTACCTGGGTTACCCCTTTTCCATTTCAGAAACTTTCCAGCTGCGTAATACCAACGCCACTATTGCGGAATCCCTTGACAGGGTAAAGGCGGTTCAGGATATTTGTTTACAGTCCAATAAGCAGATGGTCGTTTACATCTCCATGGGGTTCGGCAATCCCTACGGAGATCCGTGGACCGTGGAAACGGTGCAGCGCTGGGTGGATGAGCTTTATTCCCTCGGCATCACCATTCTCCAGCTTTCAGACACCATCGGAGTAGCGCGACCGGATAGTATCGAGTATCTCTTCAGCCATCTCATTCCCGCTTATCCGGAAATTGAATTTGGAGCACATTTTCACACTACCCCACAAAAATGGAAGGAAAAAGTAGAAACCGCCTACCAAAACGGATGCAACCGATTTGATGGCGCCATCAGGGGGTTTGGCGGATGCCCAATGGCAAAGGATGACCTGACCGGTAATATGCCTATGGAGAACATGGTTTATTATTTTGAAGATCATAATGTTTTGGGTAACCTTGATCTCGAAGCCTTCAGGACAGCTTATGACATGGCACAGGAGGTTTTCCCGCACTGA
- a CDS encoding isoaspartyl peptidase/L-asparaginase, whose protein sequence is MRSFILILFITLISGCSQPEDQHIHESNTGNMACKDKPAYAMVIHGGAGTILRENMTPENEKAVREVLNAALDAGESILKNGGSSLDAVQATINVMENSEHFNAGKGAVFTHEGINELDASIMNGKTLEAGAVGGVTIVKNPINAARAVMEKSPHVLLTGKGANQFAIEQGLDTVSGDYFFTQRRYDGLQEELKKENKTTGSLNEWPDYKFGTVGCVALDKEGNIVAGTSTGGMTNKRWNRIGDSPIIGAGTYANNKTCGVSCTGHGEFFIRYAVAYDMSALMEYKNISVEEAGDEIIHHKLLDAGGSGGLIALDKCGNIVMPFNTPGMYRGYAKPGERKVEIYEESQN, encoded by the coding sequence ATGAGATCCTTTATTCTTATCCTTTTCATAACGTTGATTTCCGGCTGTTCCCAACCGGAGGATCAACACATTCATGAATCCAACACCGGAAATATGGCGTGTAAAGATAAACCGGCCTATGCGATGGTCATCCACGGAGGGGCAGGAACCATCCTGCGGGAAAATATGACCCCGGAAAATGAAAAAGCCGTTCGTGAGGTGCTCAATGCAGCCCTGGATGCAGGGGAAAGTATCCTTAAAAATGGAGGCAGCAGCCTCGATGCGGTACAGGCCACCATCAATGTCATGGAAAATTCCGAACATTTTAATGCCGGCAAAGGAGCTGTTTTCACCCATGAGGGCATCAATGAACTGGACGCTTCCATCATGAATGGCAAGACACTGGAAGCCGGGGCAGTAGGCGGCGTCACCATTGTCAAAAATCCGATCAACGCCGCCCGTGCGGTCATGGAAAAATCGCCCCATGTACTGCTCACCGGCAAGGGAGCGAACCAATTTGCCATCGAACAGGGATTAGATACCGTTAGCGGAGATTATTTTTTTACCCAAAGGAGGTACGATGGGTTGCAGGAAGAACTCAAAAAAGAAAACAAGACTACCGGAAGTCTTAACGAATGGCCGGATTATAAATTCGGAACCGTGGGCTGTGTGGCCCTTGATAAGGAAGGCAACATCGTGGCAGGCACCTCTACCGGCGGCATGACCAATAAACGATGGAACCGCATTGGCGACAGCCCGATCATCGGGGCCGGCACTTATGCCAACAACAAAACCTGCGGAGTTTCCTGTACCGGCCATGGGGAGTTTTTTATCCGCTATGCCGTAGCCTACGATATGTCGGCACTGATGGAATACAAAAATATTTCGGTGGAAGAAGCCGGCGATGAAATCATTCACCACAAATTATTGGATGCCGGCGGCTCAGGCGGGTTGATCGCTTTGGACAAATGTGGGAATATCGTCATGCCTTTTAATACTCCTGGAATGTACCGGGGTTATGCCAAACCGGGAGAGCGAAAGGTGGAGATCTATGAGGAATCTCAAAATTAA
- a CDS encoding T9SS type A sorting domain-containing protein, with protein sequence MKKFVLLTIISFALSFHLGAQCFPDRHNTTWYDGWVSCVASDNPNTERGLSHWLMYDFGYVYKMGQMHVWNANDIEYLDWGLRTVVIDYSLDGNSWTELGTFSFEQAPGRSTYEGFDGPDFAGIEAQYVLITAIDNFGGNCYGLSEIRIRVEGTAVVSTEEPEASDACLTVHMFPNPFVTRTQLKITSRCDEEVYYGIRDALGQVIVPEQKMTGSSVNLEFSDKNMAAGVYFLSVRQGSMISQHRLVKIGN encoded by the coding sequence ATGAAAAAATTTGTATTACTAACCATAATATCGTTCGCCTTATCATTCCACCTGGGAGCACAATGTTTTCCCGACAGGCACAACACCACCTGGTATGACGGGTGGGTTTCCTGTGTGGCCAGTGACAATCCGAATACGGAGCGGGGACTTTCTCACTGGCTGATGTATGACTTTGGCTACGTTTATAAAATGGGTCAGATGCATGTTTGGAATGCCAATGATATTGAATATTTGGATTGGGGATTACGGACGGTGGTCATCGATTATTCTTTGGATGGAAATAGCTGGACAGAACTGGGCACATTTAGTTTTGAACAGGCCCCGGGAAGAAGTACCTACGAAGGCTTTGACGGTCCTGATTTTGCAGGGATAGAAGCTCAGTATGTCCTCATCACTGCCATCGACAATTTTGGCGGAAATTGTTACGGGCTGAGCGAGATAAGAATTAGAGTGGAAGGCACGGCTGTTGTTTCAACGGAGGAACCTGAAGCATCGGATGCTTGCCTGACGGTACATATGTTTCCGAATCCTTTTGTGACCCGTACGCAATTGAAGATCACCTCCCGGTGTGATGAAGAAGTTTATTATGGGATCCGCGATGCGTTAGGACAAGTGATTGTTCCGGAGCAAAAAATGACCGGAAGTTCAGTAAATCTTGAATTTTCTGACAAAAATATGGCTGCCGGGGTTTATTTTCTCTCGGTTAGGCAAGGCAGTATGATCAGCCAGCACCGGCTCGTAAAAATCGGGAATTGA
- a CDS encoding DUF1501 domain-containing protein, with protein MMKKSREISRRKFLQKATLAALGASTLPSSLFKFQTLNAAALSHSATLDGEYKALICLFQSGGADSFNLLMPRGNTEYAEYAVTRSNLAIPQSSMHAITPATNDGKQYGVHPSMYGVKQLFDQGNLAFLPNVGMLVQPTTKADYLAGNVPLPLGLFSHADQIKHWQTASPAIRSSVGWGGKIADLMQSMNESQTISMNISLSGTNVFQYGNQVYEYSVDPENGSTGITRYDQTNSFDNLRNGMIDSLLSWGYDDIYKDSYINIIKSSRDAHLEFQEAIEGVGEFQTVFSDNNISNSFKMIAKIVKAQEALGFKRQIFFVNFGGWDHHDDLLEKQEGMFTVMSNALQQFNSVMNEIDMANQVTTFTASEFSRTLTSNGNGSDHAWGGNVLVSGGAVNGGDFFGTYPSLELDSAAVVGSRGVLVPGISTDEYFAELALWFGVSPSDLSLVFPNITNFYSPGAIPPVGFMNF; from the coding sequence ATGATGAAAAAAAGCCGGGAAATATCAAGAAGAAAATTCCTCCAAAAAGCCACACTGGCAGCCCTGGGAGCATCCACCCTGCCTTCCTCTCTTTTTAAATTTCAAACGCTGAATGCAGCGGCACTGAGCCATTCCGCCACTTTGGACGGAGAGTACAAAGCGCTGATCTGCCTGTTCCAGTCCGGGGGTGCAGACTCATTTAATTTGTTGATGCCAAGGGGCAACACGGAATATGCGGAATACGCTGTCACCCGATCGAACCTGGCGATCCCACAAAGCAGTATGCATGCCATAACTCCTGCTACCAATGATGGGAAACAATACGGTGTTCATCCTTCCATGTATGGAGTGAAACAGCTGTTTGACCAGGGGAATCTTGCCTTTTTGCCCAATGTAGGGATGTTGGTCCAACCGACCACTAAAGCTGATTACCTCGCGGGTAATGTACCGCTGCCTTTAGGGCTTTTTTCCCATGCGGACCAGATCAAACATTGGCAAACGGCGAGCCCGGCGATTCGTTCTTCTGTAGGATGGGGCGGTAAAATTGCCGACTTAATGCAATCCATGAATGAAAGTCAAACCATTTCGATGAACATTTCCCTGTCGGGAACCAATGTTTTTCAATACGGGAACCAGGTTTATGAATACTCTGTTGATCCGGAAAACGGGAGCACCGGCATTACGCGCTATGATCAGACCAATAGTTTTGATAATTTGCGTAATGGAATGATAGACAGTTTGTTATCCTGGGGTTATGACGATATCTATAAAGACAGTTATATCAATATCATAAAAAGTTCCCGGGATGCACACCTGGAATTTCAGGAAGCCATTGAAGGGGTAGGTGAATTTCAGACGGTTTTCAGTGATAATAACATTTCCAACAGTTTCAAAATGATTGCCAAAATTGTTAAAGCCCAGGAAGCTCTCGGGTTCAAACGACAAATCTTTTTTGTGAATTTTGGCGGCTGGGATCACCATGACGACCTGTTGGAAAAACAGGAAGGCATGTTTACGGTCATGAGCAATGCCCTGCAGCAATTCAATTCCGTTATGAACGAGATCGATATGGCAAACCAGGTGACCACCTTTACCGCTTCTGAATTCAGCCGCACCCTGACTTCCAATGGCAATGGTAGCGACCATGCCTGGGGCGGAAACGTGCTGGTGAGTGGTGGGGCCGTCAATGGAGGAGATTTTTTCGGAACCTATCCTTCACTGGAACTCGACAGTGCGGCTGTGGTGGGCAGTAGGGGAGTGCTCGTTCCCGGAATATCAACGGATGAGTATTTTGCTGAATTGGCCCTGTGGTTTGGGGTATCCCCTTCAGATCTGTCCCTTGTATTTCCGAATATTACCAATTTTTACAGTCCGGGGGCCATTCCGCCGGTAGGGTTTATGAATTTTTAA